In the genome of Paenibacillus sp. GP183, the window TACTATTAGCTTTTGGAGGAATTGCCGTAGCGCTGCTGCTTGCCTTTCCGGTTGGAATACTTTCAGCGGTGAAGCGGGGCGGGTTTATGGATATGTTTGGACGCATGTTTTCCTTACTGGGAATTTCATTTCCAAACTTTTGGTTAGCCATCATGTTGATTCTGATTTTTGCGGTTAATTTGCATTGGCTTCCCGCATCCGGATATAACGGACTGGAATATTTGATACTTCCTTCGATTTCCTTAGGTTTGATTCTGGCAGGAGTGTTGGCGCGGTTGATCCGGTCCAGCATGCTGGATGTTCTTCATCAGCATTACATCCGTACTGCAAGAGCCAAGGGAGTTGCAGAATGGGCAATTATCATACAGCATGCGTTACAAAATGCGCTGATCCCGACTATCACATTTTTAGGTCTTCAGCTAGGTGCTTTACTGGGGGGAATTGTTATTCTGGAGCAAGTATTCTCCTGGCCTGGAGTCGGTCGTCTTGTTCTCGATGCTATAAACGATCGTGACTATC includes:
- the nikB gene encoding nickel ABC transporter permease, producing the protein MLKFVIRRLFHTLIVLFGISLIVFFCIRLTGDPAVAMFQGSGEPSKEALDLIRKALGLDKPLWLQYLIFLGDMLSGHMGNSFRNNQPVFHLITERMGATLLLAFGGIAVALLLAFPVGILSAVKRGGFMDMFGRMFSLLGISFPNFWLAIMLILIFAVNLHWLPASGYNGLEYLILPSISLGLILAGVLARLIRSSMLDVLHQHYIRTARAKGVAEWAIIIQHALQNALIPTITFLGLQLGALLGGIVILEQVFSWPGVGRLVLDAINDRDYPVVQGSVMILSFLLMLVNLLVDLSYGFIDPRIKLGRGRS